In one Sphingobacterium daejeonense genomic region, the following are encoded:
- a CDS encoding PfkB family carbohydrate kinase, which produces MISIIGGFYNEYCFYPHFDEKNGSGFRACRAIRGINQDVDIKFHSYAPTEEEIGLHSSGQALNIKTEFYASDQTITFHYDHPLRTPQIYPRPDLIVQSEPIEVKDENILVYGMLEGSFKVSGVKVIYDPQSPVKPIPFSKTGSSADHLAVVINHKEAKLIAGAPEEEKIVEFFFEVEKAEVLILKMGPKGAKVFVKGETPRIVPVYKTNNVWPIGSGDIFAAIFAYNWAVLDKSAVESAQEASYATALYCNSKNYGISVTTENDFITPLEIDNYPTGKVYLAGPFFNFSQKWIINEARECLYGLGMKVFSPLHDVGEGTVDEGIADQDLKGLENCDIVFAIVDGLDSGTIFEIGYAVKMQIPVIVYAENETEGNLLMIAGTGCLIVDDFATALYKCLWVLAEREKNK; this is translated from the coding sequence ATAATTGGAGGATTTTACAACGAATATTGTTTTTATCCGCACTTCGACGAAAAAAATGGTTCAGGTTTTAGAGCCTGTAGAGCAATCCGTGGTATAAATCAGGATGTAGATATTAAATTCCATAGTTACGCACCTACTGAGGAAGAGATTGGTCTTCACAGTAGTGGTCAAGCACTGAACATCAAGACAGAATTTTATGCGTCCGATCAGACTATTACATTTCATTATGATCATCCACTAAGGACCCCTCAAATTTATCCTAGGCCTGACCTTATCGTTCAATCGGAACCTATTGAGGTTAAAGATGAAAATATCTTAGTCTACGGCATGCTAGAAGGATCTTTTAAAGTGTCTGGTGTAAAAGTCATTTATGACCCTCAATCACCGGTTAAACCCATTCCCTTTTCAAAGACTGGCTCTAGTGCTGATCATCTTGCAGTTGTGATCAACCATAAGGAAGCAAAACTAATTGCTGGTGCACCTGAAGAGGAGAAAATTGTTGAATTTTTCTTTGAGGTTGAGAAGGCTGAGGTACTGATTTTGAAAATGGGGCCTAAAGGAGCAAAGGTATTTGTTAAAGGAGAAACCCCTCGAATTGTACCGGTATACAAAACAAATAATGTCTGGCCGATAGGTTCCGGAGATATTTTTGCTGCCATTTTTGCATACAATTGGGCTGTATTGGACAAATCAGCTGTTGAATCAGCTCAAGAGGCATCTTATGCTACTGCCCTTTACTGTAATAGCAAGAATTATGGTATTTCGGTAACAACTGAAAATGATTTCATAACTCCGCTCGAGATAGATAACTACCCTACAGGGAAAGTGTATCTTGCTGGTCCATTTTTCAATTTTAGTCAAAAATGGATTATTAACGAAGCACGGGAATGTCTATATGGATTAGGTATGAAAGTCTTTTCTCCGTTACATGATGTAGGAGAAGGCACAGTCGACGAAGGAATTGCAGATCAAGACCTTAAAGGTCTGGAAAACTGCGACATCGTATTTGCAATAGTGGACGGTCTTGACTCAGGAACAATTTTCGAAATCGGATATGCCGTTAAAATGCAAATTCCTGTCATCGTATACGCAGAAAATGAAACTGAAGGGAACTTACTTATGATTGCAGGTACTGGCTGCCTTATTGTCGACGATTTCGCTACAGCATTGTACAAATGTCTTTGGGTGCTTGCAGAAAGAGAGAAAAATAAATGA
- a CDS encoding 7-cyano-7-deazaguanine synthase: protein MSTGILLSGGIDSIALAYLKRPKYAFTINYGQIPAEAEFLASAAICNELNIIHHRINIDCSSLGSGDLLDQDSIEDSPSSEWWPYRNQLLVTLAVMKAISLGVKELMVGSVKSDGFHKDGTEKFYQLLNDLSSYQEGGVSITSPAIHYTSAELVRASNVPDNLLLWAHSCHKSNSPCGNCRGCNKYLQVMYEIKGGAYESYT from the coding sequence ATGAGCACTGGCATTTTACTATCCGGCGGCATAGACTCTATTGCCCTTGCCTACCTGAAAAGACCTAAATATGCTTTTACTATAAATTATGGTCAGATTCCGGCTGAGGCTGAATTCCTGGCCAGTGCAGCCATCTGCAACGAATTGAACATCATTCATCACAGGATTAATATAGATTGTAGCAGTTTAGGGAGCGGAGACCTACTTGATCAAGATTCTATTGAAGATTCCCCTTCGTCTGAATGGTGGCCCTATAGAAACCAGTTATTGGTAACACTTGCTGTTATGAAAGCTATATCTCTGGGAGTAAAAGAATTAATGGTCGGATCTGTAAAATCTGATGGATTTCACAAAGACGGCACAGAAAAATTTTATCAGTTACTTAACGACTTATCGAGTTATCAAGAAGGTGGGGTATCGATAACAAGCCCTGCCATTCATTACACATCAGCAGAACTCGTCCGAGCGTCAAATGTACCTGACAATTTGCTACTATGGGCACACTCTTGCCATAAGTCAAATTCTCCATGCGGAAATTGTCGAGGGTGCAATAAGTACCTGCAAGTAATGTACGAGATCAAAGGAGGTGCATATGAATCCTACACCTAG